One window from the genome of Enterobacteriaceae bacterium Kacie_13 encodes:
- the astC gene encoding acetylornithine/succinylornithine family transaminase — protein MEHQQQPQNVSRQNFDDWMVPVYAPAAFIPVRGEGSWLWDQAGKDYVDFAGGIAVNALGHAHPEIRKTLHEQADKVWHLGNGYTNEPVLRLAKQLIDATFADKVFFCNSGAEANEAALKLARLYGHKAGGEKNEIIAFKNAFHGRTLFTVTAGGQPKYSEDFAPLPPAITHLPFNDLNAVASHISSRTCAVIVEPIQGEGGVVPADAEFLQGLRELCDKHQAVLIFDEVQTGVGRTGELYAYQHYGVVPDILTSAKALGGGFPIGAMLTTDKYAVLFQPGTHGTTYGGNPLATAVAGKVFEMINTAEVLSGVQKRHEWFIAGLKRINDRYHVFSQVRGQGLLLGAVMSERYKDQAKQLNTLAAEEGLIALIAGPNVLRFAPSLIIPGADIEEGLNRLERAVARLCV, from the coding sequence ATGGAACACCAACAGCAACCGCAAAACGTCAGCCGCCAGAACTTTGATGACTGGATGGTGCCGGTATATGCCCCTGCCGCGTTTATTCCGGTGCGTGGCGAAGGCTCCTGGTTATGGGATCAGGCGGGTAAAGACTACGTGGATTTTGCGGGGGGTATTGCGGTGAACGCGCTGGGACATGCGCATCCTGAAATTCGTAAAACGCTGCATGAGCAGGCCGACAAAGTCTGGCATCTGGGAAACGGTTATACCAACGAACCGGTGCTGCGTCTGGCAAAGCAGCTGATTGACGCAACCTTCGCCGACAAAGTGTTTTTCTGTAACTCCGGTGCGGAAGCCAACGAAGCGGCGCTGAAACTCGCGCGGCTCTATGGTCATAAAGCGGGTGGCGAAAAGAATGAAATCATCGCCTTCAAAAACGCTTTCCATGGTCGCACGCTGTTTACCGTCACCGCAGGCGGTCAGCCGAAATATTCTGAAGATTTCGCGCCGCTGCCACCGGCCATAACCCATCTGCCGTTTAATGATCTGAACGCAGTGGCCAGCCATATCTCTTCCCGTACCTGCGCGGTGATCGTTGAACCGATTCAGGGCGAGGGCGGTGTGGTGCCCGCTGACGCCGAATTCCTGCAAGGCCTGCGCGAGTTGTGCGACAAGCATCAGGCCGTGCTGATTTTTGATGAAGTGCAGACCGGCGTGGGCCGCACCGGTGAGCTGTATGCCTATCAGCACTACGGCGTGGTGCCGGATATTTTGACCAGCGCCAAGGCGCTCGGCGGTGGTTTCCCGATAGGCGCGATGCTGACCACCGACAAATACGCCGTGCTGTTCCAGCCGGGTACCCACGGCACAACTTATGGCGGTAACCCGCTGGCGACCGCGGTTGCGGGCAAAGTGTTTGAGATGATCAACACAGCAGAGGTGTTGTCCGGCGTGCAAAAGCGTCATGAATGGTTTATCGCCGGACTTAAGCGCATCAACGATCGTTATCACGTCTTCAGTCAGGTACGCGGTCAGGGACTGTTACTCGGTGCGGTGATGAGCGAGCGCTATAAAGATCAGGCGAAACAGCTCAATACGCTGGCGGCAGAAGAGGGGCTGATCGCCCTGATTGCCGGGCCAAATGTTTTACGTTTCGCGCCATCGCTGATTATTCCGGGCGCCGATATCGAGGAAGGGCTGAACCGGCTGGAACGCGCTGTTGCACGCCTGTGCGTGTGA
- the astA gene encoding arginine N-succinyltransferase, which translates to MMLIRPVRPGDLADILQLSGKTGIGLTSLPKDETHLRARIERSVATWEGSLEKADQGYLFVLEDTEQQKVVGVSAIEVAVGLSEPWYNFRLGTLVHASKSLNIYKPVPTLFLSNDHTGYTELCTLFLDNDYRNGKNGQLLAKVRFLFLAAFRQYFSRKVIAEMRGVSDDTGHSPFWDSVGRHFFGMEFAEADRLTGMGQKSFIAELMPKHPLYTELLSPDARAVIGEVHPQTAPARAVLEAEGLSYQGYVDIFDAGPTLEGEIDQLRAVKESRLMPVRLAEHSEEGDEPLYLVANEQYQNFRALLITGGESSESLTLSTAEAEILGLREGDNLRAVALFPGKNLNSAPQSLKKETLA; encoded by the coding sequence ATGATGTTGATTAGACCTGTGCGGCCCGGCGATCTCGCCGATATCCTGCAGTTGTCAGGCAAAACCGGCATCGGTTTAACGTCTTTGCCCAAGGATGAAACGCATCTGCGTGCGCGCATTGAACGTTCCGTGGCGACCTGGGAAGGCAGTCTGGAGAAAGCCGACCAGGGTTATCTGTTTGTGCTCGAAGACACTGAGCAGCAAAAAGTCGTGGGCGTCAGCGCTATCGAAGTGGCGGTCGGTCTGAGTGAGCCATGGTACAACTTCCGCCTCGGCACGCTGGTGCACGCGTCCAAAAGCCTGAACATTTATAAGCCAGTGCCGACGCTGTTTCTGAGCAACGATCACACCGGCTATACCGAGCTTTGCACGCTGTTTCTCGACAACGACTATCGCAACGGTAAAAACGGTCAGCTGCTGGCGAAAGTCCGTTTTCTGTTTCTCGCGGCGTTCCGCCAATACTTCTCCCGCAAGGTGATTGCCGAAATGCGCGGTGTTTCTGATGACACCGGTCATTCCCCGTTCTGGGACAGCGTCGGGCGGCATTTCTTTGGGATGGAATTCGCCGAAGCCGACCGACTGACCGGCATGGGACAAAAATCCTTTATTGCCGAACTGATGCCTAAACATCCGCTATACACCGAGCTGCTTAGCCCCGACGCCCGGGCGGTGATTGGTGAAGTGCATCCGCAAACCGCACCGGCGCGCGCGGTGCTGGAAGCCGAAGGTCTGAGTTATCAAGGATATGTAGATATTTTCGACGCAGGTCCGACGCTGGAAGGTGAAATCGATCAGCTGCGCGCCGTCAAAGAGAGCCGCCTGATGCCGGTTCGGCTTGCCGAACACAGTGAAGAGGGGGACGAGCCGCTGTATCTGGTGGCTAACGAGCAGTACCAGAATTTTCGCGCGTTACTTATTACCGGCGGGGAATCGTCAGAATCCCTGACGCTCAGCACCGCCGAAGCTGAAATTCTTGGCCTGCGCGAAGGCGACAATCTGCGTGCCGTGGCGCTCTTTCCCGGCAAGAACCTCAATTCCGCTCCGCAATCTCTCAAAAAGGAAACACTCGCATGA
- the astD gene encoding succinylglutamate-semialdehyde dehydrogenase: MMQPALFIQGQWRSGQGAQLNKTNPADNTLLWSALSANAEDVDMACLAARTAFPAWARKTVAERAEVITRFAELLTGHKTRLAEIISQETSKPRWETLTEIQAMIGKVAISLEACQQRTGEKHTAMPDGEAVLRHRPHGVLAVFGPYNFPGHLPNGHIVPALLAGNTIIFKPSELTPKTAEETVKLWEQAGLPEGVLNLVQGGRTTGEALAACADIDGLLFTGSAGTGYQLHRQLAGQPEKILALEMGGNNALIVEPVEDIDAAVNLTIQSAFISAGQRCTCARRLLVKEGAAGDAFIARLVDVTMQIRSGGWNDEPQPFMGGVISDAAARNMLKAQDGLLALGGKPLLLLTRPDPLNTVLTPGIIDLTGVAGVPDEEYFGPLLSIYRYSDFDSAIALANQTRFGLATGLISAERVQFEQLLLEARAGIVNWNKPLTGASSNAPFGGIGASGNHRPSAYYAADYCAWPMASLETDKLELPATLSPGIDFRTT, from the coding sequence ATGATGCAACCCGCACTCTTTATTCAGGGCCAGTGGCGTAGCGGACAGGGCGCGCAGCTGAACAAAACCAATCCGGCGGATAACACACTGCTGTGGTCCGCGCTCAGCGCCAATGCGGAAGATGTCGATATGGCCTGCCTCGCCGCCCGTACGGCATTTCCTGCCTGGGCGCGTAAAACCGTGGCCGAGCGCGCGGAAGTCATTACGCGCTTCGCAGAATTACTCACCGGGCATAAAACCCGGCTGGCCGAAATCATTAGCCAGGAAACCAGCAAGCCACGCTGGGAAACGCTGACAGAGATTCAGGCGATGATTGGCAAAGTGGCGATTTCACTGGAAGCCTGTCAGCAGCGCACGGGTGAAAAACATACCGCAATGCCCGATGGCGAAGCGGTGTTGCGCCACCGTCCGCATGGCGTGCTGGCAGTTTTCGGCCCGTATAACTTCCCCGGCCATCTGCCGAACGGCCATATCGTTCCGGCTCTGCTGGCGGGCAATACGATTATTTTCAAACCGAGCGAACTGACGCCGAAAACGGCTGAAGAAACTGTCAAGCTGTGGGAACAGGCCGGTTTGCCGGAAGGCGTACTAAATCTGGTACAGGGCGGACGCACAACCGGCGAAGCGCTGGCGGCCTGTGCCGATATCGACGGCCTGCTGTTCACCGGCAGTGCGGGCACCGGCTATCAGCTGCATCGCCAGCTGGCAGGTCAGCCGGAAAAAATTCTGGCGCTGGAGATGGGCGGGAATAACGCACTGATCGTCGAGCCGGTCGAAGACATTGATGCTGCGGTCAATCTGACCATTCAGTCGGCGTTTATTTCTGCGGGGCAGCGCTGTACCTGCGCGCGCCGTTTGCTGGTCAAAGAGGGCGCGGCGGGGGATGCGTTTATCGCGCGTTTAGTGGATGTCACCATGCAGATCCGCTCCGGCGGATGGAACGATGAACCGCAGCCGTTTATGGGCGGCGTGATTTCTGACGCGGCGGCACGCAACATGCTTAAAGCGCAGGACGGCCTGCTGGCGCTGGGTGGTAAACCCTTGCTGTTGCTGACCCGTCCGGATCCGCTTAACACCGTGTTGACGCCGGGGATTATCGATCTGACCGGCGTGGCGGGCGTTCCCGACGAAGAATATTTCGGGCCGCTGCTGAGTATTTATCGCTACAGCGACTTTGACAGCGCCATCGCTCTGGCCAATCAGACCCGCTTCGGGTTGGCGACTGGCCTGATATCGGCTGAGCGCGTTCAGTTTGAGCAGCTATTATTGGAAGCACGGGCGGGCATTGTGAACTGGAACAAACCGCTGACCGGAGCCTCGAGCAATGCGCCATTTGGTGGTATCGGCGCGTCGGGTAACCATCGTCCGAGCGCTTATTACGCCGCTGATTACTGCGCGTGGCCGATGGCCTCGCTGGAAACAGACAAGCTGGAACTCCCCGCGACGCTGTCGCCGGGTATTGATTTCCGCACAACCTGA
- the astB gene encoding N-succinylarginine dihydrolase, whose protein sequence is MSGCEANFDGLVGPTHHYAGLSFGNEASTKNQNAVANPRLAAKQGLLKMKALADLGFAQGILPPHERPHLSTLRQMGFGGSDREVLAKAQAYSPRLLSSLSSASSMWVANAATVSPSADSADGRVHFTVANLNNKFHRAIEAETTSAILRATFHADRYFAHHSALPQVGALGDEGAANHNRLCGEYDKPGVQVFVYGRDGLVTGENEPVRYPARQTRLASDAVARLHQLDEKRTVFIQQNPQAIDSGVFHNDVISVSNGNVLFYHQQAFVNSSTALDEIHRKMAALGLDFQPIEVPQAKVSLDDAVATYLFNSQLLTKSDGKMLLVVPEESRQHVGVWAYLSALVESGGPVNQIEVFDLRESMRNGGGPACLRLRVALNRNELNAVNVGSLMSDTQFISLNNWVDKHYRDRMQAKDLACPQLLTEVRTALDELTNILGLGPIYPFQR, encoded by the coding sequence ATGTCTGGATGTGAAGCAAATTTCGACGGATTAGTCGGGCCGACGCACCATTATGCGGGGCTGTCGTTTGGCAACGAAGCCTCGACCAAAAACCAGAATGCGGTGGCGAATCCGCGTCTGGCAGCGAAGCAGGGCCTGCTGAAAATGAAAGCGCTGGCTGATCTGGGTTTTGCGCAGGGCATTTTGCCACCTCATGAACGCCCGCACCTTAGCACATTGCGACAGATGGGTTTTGGCGGCAGCGACCGTGAAGTGCTGGCTAAAGCGCAGGCGTATTCGCCGCGTTTGTTGTCGTCGCTGAGTTCAGCGTCATCCATGTGGGTGGCGAATGCTGCCACGGTATCGCCTTCCGCCGACAGTGCGGACGGGCGCGTGCATTTCACCGTCGCCAATCTGAATAATAAATTCCATCGCGCCATCGAAGCCGAAACCACATCAGCTATCTTGCGCGCGACGTTTCACGCAGACCGATATTTCGCCCATCATTCCGCGCTGCCACAGGTGGGGGCACTGGGCGATGAAGGTGCCGCCAACCATAACCGGTTGTGTGGTGAATACGATAAACCCGGCGTGCAGGTGTTTGTGTATGGTCGCGACGGGCTGGTCACCGGCGAGAACGAGCCGGTGCGCTATCCGGCACGTCAGACCCGCTTAGCCAGCGATGCCGTTGCGCGTCTGCACCAGCTCGACGAGAAGCGCACGGTATTTATTCAACAAAATCCGCAGGCCATCGACAGCGGCGTGTTCCACAACGACGTCATTTCCGTCAGCAACGGCAACGTGCTGTTCTATCATCAGCAGGCGTTTGTGAATTCATCCACAGCGCTTGATGAAATACACCGCAAAATGGCGGCGCTTGGACTGGATTTCCAGCCGATAGAAGTGCCGCAGGCCAAAGTATCGCTTGATGACGCCGTGGCGACATATCTGTTTAACAGCCAGTTGCTGACCAAATCCGACGGTAAAATGTTGCTGGTGGTACCGGAAGAATCCCGTCAGCACGTCGGCGTATGGGCGTATTTGTCGGCACTGGTAGAAAGCGGTGGCCCGGTTAATCAGATTGAAGTGTTTGATCTGCGGGAAAGTATGCGCAACGGCGGTGGCCCGGCGTGTCTGCGCCTGCGCGTGGCGCTCAACCGTAACGAACTGAATGCAGTGAACGTCGGTTCACTGATGAGTGATACGCAGTTTATCAGCCTGAATAATTGGGTGGATAAGCACTATCGCGACCGTATGCAGGCGAAAGATCTGGCCTGTCCGCAGCTGCTCACCGAAGTACGCACCGCACTCGACGAGCTGACCAATATTCTCGGTCTTGGCCCGATTTATCCGTTCCAGCGCTGA
- the astE gene encoding succinylglutamate desuccinylase: protein MFDLLAMTLSGDPVPQPFGQTEMLDWQWRGEGILELSPRQPCEAAVVISAGVHGNETAPIELLNQMVSKLLSGELMLNIRLLVLLGNPPSMRINQRYVDADMNRMFGGRHARYRPNDETRRVQELEQVMALFYRSATAAGTTQRFHYDLHTAIRGSKHVRFGLLPFQPRPQGKGMLAWLDAAGLDALVHHRSPGGTFTHFSSEVFQADSCTLELGKALPFGSNDHTQFSGVRRALEALVSGEPLPDRKAEAPLLHYRVVQDVIRSKEDFQLFIPGDALNFTAYQKGFVIARENGKTYRVDAEEEVVLFPNPNVAMGLRAGLMLVRI from the coding sequence ATGTTTGATTTACTGGCGATGACGCTTTCCGGCGATCCTGTCCCCCAGCCTTTCGGACAAACGGAAATGCTGGACTGGCAGTGGCGCGGCGAAGGTATTCTCGAACTGTCACCCCGTCAGCCCTGTGAAGCGGCGGTGGTCATTTCTGCCGGTGTTCACGGCAATGAAACTGCACCGATCGAGCTGCTTAATCAGATGGTCAGCAAACTGCTGTCGGGTGAGTTAATGCTGAATATCCGGCTGTTGGTTCTGCTGGGAAATCCGCCGTCGATGCGTATCAACCAGCGGTATGTCGATGCCGATATGAACCGCATGTTCGGCGGTCGTCATGCCCGCTACAGGCCGAATGATGAAACCCGCCGTGTGCAGGAACTTGAACAGGTGATGGCGTTGTTTTACCGCAGCGCCACGGCGGCCGGTACCACGCAGCGGTTCCATTATGATTTGCATACCGCAATTCGCGGCTCTAAACACGTGCGTTTCGGTCTGCTGCCTTTTCAGCCGCGCCCGCAAGGCAAAGGGATGCTCGCATGGCTTGATGCCGCCGGGCTGGATGCGCTGGTGCATCACCGTTCGCCGGGCGGGACCTTTACCCATTTCAGCAGCGAAGTATTTCAGGCCGACAGCTGTACGCTCGAACTGGGCAAAGCCTTACCGTTTGGCAGTAACGATCACACACAGTTCAGCGGCGTGCGGCGTGCGCTTGAAGCGCTGGTCAGCGGCGAACCGTTGCCTGACCGAAAAGCGGAGGCTCCCTTACTCCATTACCGCGTAGTACAGGATGTGATCCGCTCGAAAGAAGATTTCCAGCTGTTCATTCCCGGCGATGCGCTCAATTTTACCGCATATCAAAAAGGATTTGTGATCGCCAGGGAAAACGGCAAAACCTATCGGGTAGACGCTGAAGAAGAGGTGGTGTTGTTCCCTAATCCAAACGTTGCGATGGGATTACGGGCAGGTCTGATGTTGGTACGCATTTAA
- a CDS encoding MFS transporter: MSQPNNATTSHHRTAIPAGAGTLFFVQTFATLGFAVLYSTLVLYATKKLGFSEDNANAIMGVFGAFNYGLHMFGGYLGGRYLSNRNLFVLGMVLQVFGCALIALEGVTGLYWGLAMFLTGSGLNVTCLNMMLTQRFAPDDDRRESAFLWNYAGMNLGFFIGFAVAGYFQLSENYRALFLFATLGNVAAIVVTLSRWSILADISTPLKEASRSQMLRCMAIGIAILIVLVPVIRLLLTHAEFSSYFVVVLGVIIFALMTMVTFRHRDADERRRMKAYLLLALGSLVFWTLYQLAPMGLMLFSEHNINLNVYGIPVAPQWIQNINTVVIVIGGPLMALWFKNLRQRGWNIDIPTQFSASLFCMGLGMLVLPLGIHLAGGDGLVAFKWIAISYLLQSIGELLISPIGYAMIGKLAPARYQGVMMGCWMMVTGVASVLASYISGLMPQNAGSTPVLTNPGYSQVFNALGWGSVATGVVLLVLIPLLRKMISREPVAA; the protein is encoded by the coding sequence TTGAGTCAGCCAAATAACGCGACCACGTCGCATCACCGTACGGCGATCCCCGCCGGTGCGGGCACGTTATTCTTCGTTCAGACATTCGCGACGCTCGGCTTTGCGGTGCTGTATTCCACGCTGGTGCTGTACGCCACCAAAAAGCTCGGCTTTAGCGAAGACAACGCCAACGCTATTATGGGCGTCTTCGGCGCGTTCAACTACGGTCTGCATATGTTCGGCGGCTATCTCGGCGGACGTTATCTCAGCAATCGTAATTTGTTCGTACTCGGAATGGTATTGCAGGTCTTTGGCTGCGCACTGATTGCGCTGGAGGGCGTCACCGGACTGTACTGGGGGCTGGCGATGTTCCTTACCGGCAGCGGGCTGAATGTCACCTGTCTGAATATGATGCTGACGCAACGCTTTGCGCCGGATGATGATCGCCGGGAATCGGCCTTCCTGTGGAACTATGCCGGGATGAATCTCGGATTCTTTATCGGGTTTGCCGTCGCCGGGTATTTCCAGCTCAGCGAAAACTACCGCGCGCTGTTCCTGTTCGCCACGCTGGGTAACGTGGCGGCGATCGTCGTGACGCTTTCCCGCTGGTCGATTCTGGCCGATATCAGCACTCCCCTGAAAGAGGCCAGCCGCAGCCAGATGCTGCGCTGCATGGCCATCGGTATCGCGATTCTGATCGTGCTGGTGCCGGTTATCCGCCTGCTGCTGACCCACGCCGAGTTCAGCAGCTACTTCGTCGTGGTGCTGGGTGTGATTATCTTCGCGCTGATGACGATGGTGACGTTCCGTCATCGTGATGCCGACGAACGCCGACGTATGAAAGCTTATCTGTTGCTGGCGCTCGGCTCACTGGTATTCTGGACGCTGTATCAGCTGGCACCGATGGGGCTGATGCTGTTCTCCGAACACAATATCAACCTGAACGTTTACGGTATCCCTGTGGCGCCGCAGTGGATCCAGAATATTAATACCGTGGTGATTGTCATCGGCGGCCCGCTGATGGCGTTGTGGTTTAAAAACCTGCGTCAGCGCGGCTGGAACATTGATATTCCGACGCAGTTCTCCGCCTCCCTGTTCTGTATGGGATTGGGAATGCTGGTACTGCCGTTGGGCATTCATCTGGCGGGCGGTGACGGGCTGGTGGCGTTCAAGTGGATTGCCATCAGCTACCTGCTGCAAAGCATCGGTGAACTGCTGATTTCGCCGATCGGTTACGCGATGATCGGTAAACTGGCACCGGCACGCTATCAGGGCGTGATGATGGGTTGCTGGATGATGGTCACCGGCGTGGCCTCGGTGCTGGCGAGTTACATTTCCGGGCTGATGCCGCAGAACGCCGGCAGTACGCCGGTACTGACCAATCCGGGTTACAGTCAGGTGTTCAACGCGCTGGGCTGGGGGTCTGTTGCCACCGGTGTGGTGCTGCTGGTGCTGATCCCGCTGTTACGCAAAATGATCAGCCGCGAGCCCGTTGCTGCCTGA
- the ghrA gene encoding glyoxylate/hydroxypyruvate reductase GhrA, translated as MNIIFYHPTFDAKLWIDGITKRLPQANVRAWNAADHQPADYALVWRPPHAMLAPRKELKGIFALGAGVDAILTQEQRQPGTLPAGVPLIRLEDTGMALQMQEYALASVLRYFRRMDEYQLFQQQKQWRPLTPHSRNDFTIGILGAGVLGSRVAEALVGMQFLVRSWSRSAKSLDGVQSFYGDEQLAAFATGCKVLINLLPNTPHTAGMLNHQLFTFLSHNAYLINLGRGSHLVEGDLLRALDSGQIAAAQLDVFVEEPLPAMHPFWSHPRVSITPHVAADTLPEAAMDSIVKNILAMEAGREPAGRVDLERGY; from the coding sequence ATGAACATAATTTTTTACCACCCTACATTTGATGCAAAACTCTGGATTGACGGAATAACAAAAAGATTGCCGCAGGCCAATGTGCGCGCCTGGAATGCCGCCGACCATCAACCCGCTGATTACGCGCTGGTGTGGCGTCCGCCGCACGCGATGCTGGCGCCGCGTAAAGAGCTGAAAGGCATTTTTGCGTTGGGGGCTGGCGTCGATGCCATTCTTACGCAGGAACAGCGTCAGCCCGGCACGCTTCCCGCAGGCGTTCCGCTGATCCGCCTCGAAGACACCGGCATGGCGCTGCAAATGCAGGAATATGCGCTGGCGAGCGTGTTGCGCTATTTCCGCCGCATGGATGAATACCAGCTTTTCCAGCAGCAAAAACAGTGGCGTCCGCTTACACCCCATTCGCGCAATGATTTCACGATTGGTATCCTCGGTGCGGGCGTACTTGGCAGCCGGGTAGCCGAGGCGCTGGTGGGGATGCAATTTTTGGTGCGTAGCTGGAGTCGCAGCGCCAAGTCCTTGGATGGCGTGCAAAGTTTCTACGGTGATGAGCAGTTAGCCGCGTTCGCGACCGGCTGCAAAGTGCTGATCAACCTGTTGCCTAATACGCCGCATACTGCCGGCATGCTCAATCATCAACTGTTCACATTCTTATCGCATAATGCATACCTGATTAACCTCGGTCGTGGCAGCCATCTGGTGGAAGGGGATCTGCTGCGCGCGCTGGACAGCGGGCAGATTGCTGCCGCGCAGCTTGATGTCTTCGTCGAAGAACCGTTACCCGCCATGCATCCTTTCTGGTCGCACCCTCGCGTAAGCATCACGCCGCACGTGGCGGCCGATACGTTGCCGGAAGCAGCGATGGACAGCATTGTCAAAAATATTCTGGCGATGGAAGCGGGGCGTGAACCGGCAGGGCGTGTCGATCTTGAGCGAGGTTACTGA
- a CDS encoding PHP domain-containing protein: MPYPVDLHMHTVASTHAYSTLHDYIDEAAEKGIRLFAITDHGPDMADAPHYWHFMNMRVWPRLVNGIGILRGIESNIKNINGDIDCTGPMLDEIDVIIAGFHEPVMQPVDKETHTAAMIATMAGGDVHIISHPGNPKYPIDIPAVAAAAAKYDVALELNNSSFIHSRKGSEPNCRAIALAVKEAGGWLALGSDSHIAYSLGGFEHCERILQEVDFPEDRILNVSPRRFLDFLEKRGRAPIAELSEL; the protein is encoded by the coding sequence ATGCCGTACCCGGTCGATTTACATATGCACACCGTCGCCAGCACGCACGCTTACAGCACGCTGCACGATTACATTGATGAAGCAGCGGAAAAAGGCATCAGGCTCTTTGCCATCACCGACCATGGCCCGGATATGGCCGATGCGCCGCACTACTGGCATTTTATGAATATGCGGGTCTGGCCGCGTCTGGTGAATGGCATTGGCATCCTGCGCGGAATCGAATCGAACATCAAAAATATCAATGGCGATATTGACTGCACTGGCCCGATGCTCGATGAAATCGACGTGATCATTGCTGGTTTCCATGAGCCGGTGATGCAGCCAGTTGATAAAGAAACCCATACCGCCGCGATGATTGCTACGATGGCGGGCGGCGACGTTCACATTATTTCCCATCCCGGCAACCCGAAATATCCGATTGATATTCCGGCCGTAGCTGCCGCCGCGGCGAAATATGACGTGGCGCTGGAGTTGAATAACTCGTCGTTTATTCACTCGCGTAAAGGCAGTGAGCCGAACTGTCGCGCGATTGCGCTGGCAGTCAAAGAGGCGGGTGGCTGGCTGGCGCTGGGTTCAGATTCTCATATCGCCTATTCGTTGGGTGGATTTGAGCACTGCGAACGCATCTTGCAGGAGGTAGATTTCCCGGAAGACCGCATTCTGAACGTCAGTCCGCGCCGTTTCCTCGATTTTCTCGAGAAGCGTGGCCGCGCGCCAATTGCAGAACTCAGCGAACTGTGA
- a CDS encoding molecular chaperone — protein sequence MNEFSIVCRVLGTLFYRQPQDPLLVPLFGLIQDGKLREHWPLEQNALLIRLQESANPETLAAEFNHLFVGSECAVSPFRSDYVEGANEMDVRAFLQQRGMPLGDGPADHFGAMLLAASWLEDQSTEDEVTAQITLFDEFLFPWCGKFLGKVEAHATSGFYRTLSEISREALQAMRDELEEQLPDDLEDDEEDDQ from the coding sequence ATGAATGAATTTTCAATTGTTTGTCGCGTTCTCGGCACGCTGTTTTACCGCCAGCCGCAGGACCCGTTACTGGTTCCGCTTTTTGGCCTGATTCAGGATGGTAAGCTGCGTGAGCACTGGCCGTTGGAGCAGAACGCGTTGTTGATCCGTTTGCAGGAAAGCGCTAACCCGGAAACGCTTGCCGCTGAATTTAATCATCTGTTTGTCGGTTCCGAATGCGCTGTTTCACCTTTTCGCAGTGATTATGTTGAAGGCGCGAATGAAATGGACGTGCGTGCTTTCCTTCAGCAGAGAGGAATGCCGCTGGGCGACGGGCCTGCCGACCATTTCGGCGCGATGCTGCTGGCTGCTTCATGGCTCGAAGATCAGTCCACGGAAGATGAAGTTACGGCGCAAATCACGCTGTTCGATGAGTTCCTTTTCCCGTGGTGTGGCAAGTTTCTCGGCAAAGTAGAAGCTCACGCGACCAGTGGTTTCTACCGCACGCTGTCTGAAATCAGCCGCGAAGCCTTACAGGCAATGCGTGACGAACTGGAAGAACAGTTGCCAGACGATCTGGAAGATGATGAGGAAGACGATCAGTAA
- a CDS encoding lipoprotein has product MTKQILGAAFLLCATLLTGCNQLTQYTISEQQVNDYLQKNNKFQKELGVPGLVDAKIVLTNLSSQIGRADPGVVTLTGDASVDISSLFGPQKADMHLTLKANPSFDREKSAIFLKDMQVVDYTIKPEKMDSVMKGLMPYLNNSLKTYFDQRPAYVLNADRSKGEAMAKKLAKGIEVKPGQLVIPFTD; this is encoded by the coding sequence ATGACAAAACAAATTCTGGGTGCCGCATTTTTGCTGTGCGCCACTTTGCTAACCGGCTGTAACCAGCTTACGCAATACACCATCAGCGAACAGCAGGTAAATGATTACCTGCAAAAGAACAATAAGTTCCAGAAGGAGCTCGGCGTGCCTGGGCTGGTAGATGCGAAAATCGTTCTGACCAACCTCAGCAGCCAGATTGGCCGCGCAGATCCGGGCGTTGTGACTCTGACCGGCGATGCCAGCGTAGATATCTCCTCACTGTTCGGTCCGCAGAAAGCCGATATGCACCTGACGCTGAAAGCCAATCCCTCGTTTGACCGCGAGAAAAGCGCCATTTTCCTCAAAGACATGCAGGTGGTGGATTACACCATCAAGCCTGAAAAAATGGACAGCGTGATGAAAGGCCTGATGCCGTATCTGAATAACTCACTGAAAACCTACTTTGACCAGCGTCCAGCCTATGTGTTGAACGCCGATCGCAGTAAAGGTGAAGCGATGGCCAAAAAACTGGCGAAGGGCATTGAAGTGAAACCGGGGCAACTGGTGATCCCGTTCACTGACTGA